Part of the Borrelia sp. A-FGy1 genome, TAAAGCATCTTGTTCAATGCTAGACAATGTTTCTCTAAGTTCATTTTTTAAAGCAATCTCTTGTTGATTTTCAAATTGGTTTTGCACTAAACTCTCTTTATCTAGATCATCTAGAGCAGCAATACTGCGTTTGTTTTGAGTTTTGTTGTTTTTATTATTACTGCTAGAAGCAAGTTTTGCTATATTAGCTCCACTACTCTTTTTAGAGCCACTACTGCTAAAGACTAGTTTATCTAGACTGTTTGATTTTGTAGTTTCATTAGTTTCATTTGATAAAGAAGACTTGTTGCCTAAACCTTTAAGTAGTTTGCAGCTAAGGAATAGCGATAAGAGAATTATGCCTAGTTAAAATAAATTTGTTACATTTATTCATAAGCATCTCCTGCAGAACAAAGTCCTAAAAATAACATAGGTAACCTTTAAGGCATTATTTTTATATTTAGTAATATATAGTACATAACTAGAAATAAGCATTTTTAAGATTTAGTTATTTTTTATCTTACTAAGTAAAATGTGTGTTAATATTAAGACATAAAGATGTTAAGTGTAGATGCCAAGAGTATTTAAATTGCAGTAAAGGAGGGTTATATGAGTAATATTGCAGGTGAGGCTAAACCCAAATATGAGTATGTAAAGCAGGTATTTCTTGATAAGGATTTTCCGGAAGATGTAATTGATTACGTTCTACTTCGTAGTTCAAATTATGTATATGAGAACCTATCTAGTAGCATGAATATGCTAGAAGGGCAAATGAATAAGGCTAGAGATGAGTTTAGAAGTGGAATAGGCAAGTTAGATGAAAAGGTAGAAAAAGTAAGAGGTGAGCTTTCTGCAGAGATAAAGACAGTAAGAAGTGAACTTAAGGTTGAGATAGTAAAGTTAGATGAAAAAGTAGAAAAAGTAAGAAGTGAGCTTTCTGCAGAGATAAAGGCAGTAAGAAGTGAGCTTAAGGTTGAGATAGTAAAGTTAGATGAAAAAGTAGAAAAAGTAAGAAGTGAGCTTAAGGTAGATATATCAAAGTTAGATGAAAAGATAAATACAAATCATAAAGAGCTTGTGGAGATGTTTAAAGACTCAATAAGTAAATTTAGTAAAGAGCTACAGGACTCAAAAAGCGAAAGTAATAAATATATAAAAAGCTTAATATATCCATTTTATTGGATATTAGGAATATTTATTCCATTAATAGGGGGAATGTTTTTGTATTTACTGCAAAAATAGAAATTAGTAAGTCTTCTTATTAGGATAACTATTTTTAGTAAATATATTTTTCTGTTTTATATAGAGTAGGCTTTTATCTTTACATCTTACTACTAAGATTCTGTAGTTTGTAAAGCAGCTTCATATGCTTTATTTAGCTTTTCAAGCTCTGCATTTGCTTGAGGCATATTGGAATTAAGACATTTTTGTTTATTCTTAGTAGTCTCAAGGCTAACTTTAGCCCTTCCCATTGCTTCTTTAGCATCAGCCATATAATTGTAGTAGAGAGCATATTGGTAGCCTATAGTATTGCTATTATTTAACGCTTCTTGTAAAGCCTGATCTGCTTTTCTTTGTGCATGCTCAAAATTGTCCTTAGAGCTTTTTAAAGCAGCAATTGCATCAGTATAACAAACATTAAGAAGAGCATAACTACTATTAACCTTATCAATTGCTTCTTTCAGATTATGCAATAAGGCTGGGATAGCTTTATTAGATTCGGATGTAGATCTAGCAGTATTTAAATAAGAGCGAGCATTGTCAACTGTACTTTTTATCTTATCAAGTTTTGATTTTGTTTCTTCTAAATTTGCAGTTATTTTATCAGTTTCTTCTAAAGAGGTAGAAATTTCTTGTATAATGTTTCTAGCTTCCCTAGTTTCCCTAGAATTGTTATTAACTTGTTGAGGTTGTATATTAGTATGTTTTTCACTAGCATCACTAGCAACGGAAGGATTTGTGTTTACAATACCATCTTTTTGTATACCTAGATTATTGTCTTTTTTGCTTTCTTTTAGGTTATTTTGATTGTTTTGTTCTTGATTATTTACTTCTCTATAACTACTATAACTAATACTTTTAGCTTTACGACTACTTCTTTTTTTGTTGTCTTCTACAAGAGATTTATTATTAGCTAAAGCCTGTTGTGACTTATTTATAGCTTTATATAACTTGCAAGATGTAAAGTTAGAAAATAAACTGGATATCAATAACACTTTAATCATTAAATTCATTATGCTAACTTTATGCAAAAATAGAGTAGTATTAAGAACACGATATTATTGTATCACATTTATAGTAGTAATCAAGACTATTAGCTATATGTTAAACTTATAGCATAGGACTTTTGTCTTTGCAGCTTACTACTAAGATTCTGTAGCT contains:
- the bdr gene encoding Bdr family repetitive protein, whose product is MSNIAGEAKPKYEYVKQVFLDKDFPEDVIDYVLLRSSNYVYENLSSSMNMLEGQMNKARDEFRSGIGKLDEKVEKVRGELSAEIKTVRSELKVEIVKLDEKVEKVRSELSAEIKAVRSELKVEIVKLDEKVEKVRSELKVDISKLDEKINTNHKELVEMFKDSISKFSKELQDSKSESNKYIKSLIYPFYWILGIFIPLIGGMFLYLLQK
- a CDS encoding immunogenic protein P37 produces the protein MNLMIKVLLISSLFSNFTSCKLYKAINKSQQALANNKSLVEDNKKRSSRKAKSISYSSYREVNNQEQNNQNNLKESKKDNNLGIQKDGIVNTNPSVASDASEKHTNIQPQQVNNNSRETREARNIIQEISTSLEETDKITANLEETKSKLDKIKSTVDNARSYLNTARSTSESNKAIPALLHNLKEAIDKVNSSYALLNVCYTDAIAALKSSKDNFEHAQRKADQALQEALNNSNTIGYQYALYYNYMADAKEAMGRAKVSLETTKNKQKCLNSNMPQANAELEKLNKAYEAALQTTES